The Salminus brasiliensis chromosome 8, fSalBra1.hap2, whole genome shotgun sequence genome has a window encoding:
- the adarb1b gene encoding double-stranded RNA-specific editase 1 isoform X3 produces the protein MSSCSTDVKENRNLDNVSSKEATGMPEQLPNGGGGGGRKRPLEEGNNGHAHPKFRPKKRKKTPGPVLPKNALMQLNEIKPGLQYKLLSQTGPVHAPVFVMTVEVNGQLFEGSGPTKKKAKLNAAEKALRSFVQFPNASEAHLAMGRTLTVNTDFTSDQADFPDMLFNGFETPAPPEDPFYLGSNGNGSLNPLGEYLVPPAAGTNSLAQAPLPPPSSFSSSSSGKNPVMILNELRPGLKYEFVSESGESHAKNFVMSVTVDSQTFEGSGRNKKLAKARAAQAALSALFNMQLDQTPSRQPIPREGLQLHLPQVLADAVSRLVVDKFSELTDNFTSPHARRKVLAGVVMTTGTDVKEAQVICVSTGTKCINGEYMSDRGLALNDCHAEIIARRSLIRYLYMQLEFFLSNNKEEHQNSIFTRCEKHGYRLKDNVQFHLYISTSPCGDARIFSPHEAGVEDQGDRHPNRKARGQLRTKIESGEGTIPVRSSNTIQTWDGVLQGERLLTMSCSDKIARWNVVGIQGSLMSYFTEPIYFSSIILGSLYHADHLSRAMYQRIADIEDLPQQFTLNRPLLSGISNAEARQPGKAPNFSVNWAVGDQSLEVINATTGKDDMGRPSRLCKHALYSRWVRLHSKLSPTLRIKVSKPSSYHEAKQAAVEYHAAKQTLIKAFQKAGLGAWVKKPIEQDQFSLNS, from the exons GTTCCTGCAGCACCGACGTCAAGGAAAACCGCAACCTGGACAACGTCTCCTCCAAGGAGGCGACAGGCATGCCCGAGCAGCTCCCTAATGGCGGTGGAGGAGGCGGGCGTAAGCGCCCCCTCGAGGAGGGCAATAATGGTCACGCGCACCCCAAATTCAGGCCCAAGAAGCGCAAGAAAACCCCAGGGCCTGTTCTGCCCAAGAACGCTCTGATGCAACTAAATGAGATCAAGCCGGGTCTGCAGTACAAGCTGCTGTCCCAGACCGGCCCGGTGCACGCCCCCGTCTTCGTCATGACTGTGGAGGTGAACGGGCAGCTCTTTGAGGGATCGGGCCCCACCAAGAAGAAAGCCAAACTAAACGCAGCTGAGAAGGCACTGCGCTCCTTTGTGCAGTTCCCCAACGCCTCCGAAGCGCATCTGGCCATGGGCCGCACGCTGACGGTCAACACGGACTTCACCTCGGACCAGGCCGACTTCCCCGACATGCTCTTCAATGGCTTCGAAACGCCCGCACCGCCCGAAGACCCCTTCTATCTGGGCTCTAATGGCAACGGCTCCTTAAACCCACTGGGAGAGTACCTGGTGCCCCCTGCCGCAGGCACCAACAGCCTGGCACAGGCTCCGCTGCCCCCTCCCTCTTCCTTCAGCTCGTCCTCCAGTGGCAAGAACCCAGTCATGATCCTCAACGAGCTGAGGCCGGGCCTCAAGTACGAGTTTGTGTCTGAGAGTGGTGAGAGCCACGCCAAGAACTTTGTCATGTCTGTGACTGTGGACTCGCAGACCTTCGAGGGTTCAGGCAGGAACAAGAAGCTGGCCAAAGCCCGAGCTGCACAGGCCGCCTTGTCCGCACTATTCAACATGCAGCTGGACCAGACGCCATCCCGCCAGCCCATCCCCAGAGAGGGTCTGCAGCTGCACCTGCCTCAG GTTCTAGCGGACGCTGTCTCCCGTCTCGTGGTGGACAAGTTCAGCGAGCTCACGGACAACTTCACATCCCCTCACGCGCGGCGGAAAGTGCTGGCTGGGGTTGTCATGACAACAG GCACTGATGTGAAGGAGGCCCAGGTCATCTGCGTCTCCACGGGAACCAAGTGCATAAACGGCGAGTACATGAGTGACCGTGGCCTGGCACTTAATGACTGCCATGCTGAGATCATCGCCCGCCGCTCACTCATTCGATACCTGTACATGCAGCTGGAGTTCTTCCTTAG TAACAACAAAGAGGAGCATCAGAACTCCATCTTCACGCGGTGTGAGAAACATGGCTACCGGCTGAAAGACAACGTTCAGTTTCACCTGTACATCAGCACGTCACCGTGTGGAGACGCTCGCATCTTCTCCCCTCATGAGGCAGGCGTTGAGG ACCAGGGAGACAGACACCCAAACAGAAAAGCCCGGGGTCAGCTGAGGACTAAGATCGAGTCTGGGGAGGGAACCATCCCAGTGCGCTCCAGCAACACCATTCAGACGTGGGATGGCGTTCTGCAGGGAGAGAGACTCCTCACCATGTCCTGCAGCGACAAGATCGCCAG GTGGAATGTAGTGGGGATCCAGGGCTCACTGATGAGTTACTTTACTGAGCCCATCTACTTCTCCAGCATCATTTTGGGAAGCTTGTACCATGCTGACCATCTCTCTCGGGCCATGTACCAGCGCATCGCAGACATCGAGGACCTGCCCCAGCAGTTCACCCTCAATCGGCCTCTCCTAAGCG GAATCAGCAATGCAGAGGCGCGGCAACCAGGGAAGGCTCCTAACTTCAGTGTGAACTGGGCCGTGGGAGACCAGAGTCTGGAGGTCATTAATGCCACCACAGGCAAAGACGACATGGGCCGGCCTTCACGTCTCTGCAAGCATGCGCTCTACAGCCGCTGGGTTCGACTGCACTCTAAG CTCTCGCCAACCTTGCGGATCAAAGTGTCCAAACCCAGCTCGTACCATGAAGCCAAACAGGCGGCGGTGGAGTACCACGCTGCCAAGCAGACGCTCATCAAGGCCTTCCAGAAAGCAGGCTTGGGTGCCTGGGTGAAAAAGCCTATAGAACAGGACCAGTTCTCTCTCAACTCCTGA
- the adarb1b gene encoding double-stranded RNA-specific editase 1 isoform X2, with translation MDVDEEENMSSCSTDVKENRNLDNVSSKEATGMPEQLPNGGGGGGRKRPLEEGNNGHAHPKFRPKKRKKTPGPVLPKNALMQLNEIKPGLQYKLLSQTGPVHAPVFVMTVEVNGQLFEGSGPTKKKAKLNAAEKALRSFVQFPNASEAHLAMGRTLTVNTDFTSDQADFPDMLFNGFETPAPPEDPFYLGSNGNGSLNPLGEYLVPPAAGTNSLAQAPLPPPSSFSSSSSGKNPVMILNELRPGLKYEFVSESGESHAKNFVMSVTVDSQTFEGSGRNKKLAKARAAQAALSALFNMQLDQTPSRQPIPREGLQLHLPQVLADAVSRLVVDKFSELTDNFTSPHARRKVLAGVVMTTGTDVKEAQVICVSTGTKCINGEYMSDRGLALNDCHAEIIARRSLIRYLYMQLEFFLSNNKEEHQNSIFTRCEKHGYRLKDNVQFHLYISTSPCGDARIFSPHEAGVEDQGDRHPNRKARGQLRTKIESGEGTIPVRSSNTIQTWDGVLQGERLLTMSCSDKIARWNVVGIQGSLMSYFTEPIYFSSIILGSLYHADHLSRAMYQRIADIEDLPQQFTLNRPLLSGISNAEARQPGKAPNFSVNWAVGDQSLEVINATTGKDDMGRPSRLCKHALYSRWVRLHSKLSPTLRIKVSKPSSYHEAKQAAVEYHAAKQTLIKAFQKAGLGAWVKKPIEQDQFSLNS, from the exons ATGGATGTGGATGAGGAGGAGAACATGA GTTCCTGCAGCACCGACGTCAAGGAAAACCGCAACCTGGACAACGTCTCCTCCAAGGAGGCGACAGGCATGCCCGAGCAGCTCCCTAATGGCGGTGGAGGAGGCGGGCGTAAGCGCCCCCTCGAGGAGGGCAATAATGGTCACGCGCACCCCAAATTCAGGCCCAAGAAGCGCAAGAAAACCCCAGGGCCTGTTCTGCCCAAGAACGCTCTGATGCAACTAAATGAGATCAAGCCGGGTCTGCAGTACAAGCTGCTGTCCCAGACCGGCCCGGTGCACGCCCCCGTCTTCGTCATGACTGTGGAGGTGAACGGGCAGCTCTTTGAGGGATCGGGCCCCACCAAGAAGAAAGCCAAACTAAACGCAGCTGAGAAGGCACTGCGCTCCTTTGTGCAGTTCCCCAACGCCTCCGAAGCGCATCTGGCCATGGGCCGCACGCTGACGGTCAACACGGACTTCACCTCGGACCAGGCCGACTTCCCCGACATGCTCTTCAATGGCTTCGAAACGCCCGCACCGCCCGAAGACCCCTTCTATCTGGGCTCTAATGGCAACGGCTCCTTAAACCCACTGGGAGAGTACCTGGTGCCCCCTGCCGCAGGCACCAACAGCCTGGCACAGGCTCCGCTGCCCCCTCCCTCTTCCTTCAGCTCGTCCTCCAGTGGCAAGAACCCAGTCATGATCCTCAACGAGCTGAGGCCGGGCCTCAAGTACGAGTTTGTGTCTGAGAGTGGTGAGAGCCACGCCAAGAACTTTGTCATGTCTGTGACTGTGGACTCGCAGACCTTCGAGGGTTCAGGCAGGAACAAGAAGCTGGCCAAAGCCCGAGCTGCACAGGCCGCCTTGTCCGCACTATTCAACATGCAGCTGGACCAGACGCCATCCCGCCAGCCCATCCCCAGAGAGGGTCTGCAGCTGCACCTGCCTCAG GTTCTAGCGGACGCTGTCTCCCGTCTCGTGGTGGACAAGTTCAGCGAGCTCACGGACAACTTCACATCCCCTCACGCGCGGCGGAAAGTGCTGGCTGGGGTTGTCATGACAACAG GCACTGATGTGAAGGAGGCCCAGGTCATCTGCGTCTCCACGGGAACCAAGTGCATAAACGGCGAGTACATGAGTGACCGTGGCCTGGCACTTAATGACTGCCATGCTGAGATCATCGCCCGCCGCTCACTCATTCGATACCTGTACATGCAGCTGGAGTTCTTCCTTAG TAACAACAAAGAGGAGCATCAGAACTCCATCTTCACGCGGTGTGAGAAACATGGCTACCGGCTGAAAGACAACGTTCAGTTTCACCTGTACATCAGCACGTCACCGTGTGGAGACGCTCGCATCTTCTCCCCTCATGAGGCAGGCGTTGAGG ACCAGGGAGACAGACACCCAAACAGAAAAGCCCGGGGTCAGCTGAGGACTAAGATCGAGTCTGGGGAGGGAACCATCCCAGTGCGCTCCAGCAACACCATTCAGACGTGGGATGGCGTTCTGCAGGGAGAGAGACTCCTCACCATGTCCTGCAGCGACAAGATCGCCAG GTGGAATGTAGTGGGGATCCAGGGCTCACTGATGAGTTACTTTACTGAGCCCATCTACTTCTCCAGCATCATTTTGGGAAGCTTGTACCATGCTGACCATCTCTCTCGGGCCATGTACCAGCGCATCGCAGACATCGAGGACCTGCCCCAGCAGTTCACCCTCAATCGGCCTCTCCTAAGCG GAATCAGCAATGCAGAGGCGCGGCAACCAGGGAAGGCTCCTAACTTCAGTGTGAACTGGGCCGTGGGAGACCAGAGTCTGGAGGTCATTAATGCCACCACAGGCAAAGACGACATGGGCCGGCCTTCACGTCTCTGCAAGCATGCGCTCTACAGCCGCTGGGTTCGACTGCACTCTAAG CTCTCGCCAACCTTGCGGATCAAAGTGTCCAAACCCAGCTCGTACCATGAAGCCAAACAGGCGGCGGTGGAGTACCACGCTGCCAAGCAGACGCTCATCAAGGCCTTCCAGAAAGCAGGCTTGGGTGCCTGGGTGAAAAAGCCTATAGAACAGGACCAGTTCTCTCTCAACTCCTGA
- the adarb1b gene encoding double-stranded RNA-specific editase 1 isoform X1: MALLLDCPPCMGAYYCLMRTRVKRRRKKRSERKGIAGIRQARGQQKLFTMDVDEEENMSSCSTDVKENRNLDNVSSKEATGMPEQLPNGGGGGGRKRPLEEGNNGHAHPKFRPKKRKKTPGPVLPKNALMQLNEIKPGLQYKLLSQTGPVHAPVFVMTVEVNGQLFEGSGPTKKKAKLNAAEKALRSFVQFPNASEAHLAMGRTLTVNTDFTSDQADFPDMLFNGFETPAPPEDPFYLGSNGNGSLNPLGEYLVPPAAGTNSLAQAPLPPPSSFSSSSSGKNPVMILNELRPGLKYEFVSESGESHAKNFVMSVTVDSQTFEGSGRNKKLAKARAAQAALSALFNMQLDQTPSRQPIPREGLQLHLPQVLADAVSRLVVDKFSELTDNFTSPHARRKVLAGVVMTTGTDVKEAQVICVSTGTKCINGEYMSDRGLALNDCHAEIIARRSLIRYLYMQLEFFLSNNKEEHQNSIFTRCEKHGYRLKDNVQFHLYISTSPCGDARIFSPHEAGVEDQGDRHPNRKARGQLRTKIESGEGTIPVRSSNTIQTWDGVLQGERLLTMSCSDKIARWNVVGIQGSLMSYFTEPIYFSSIILGSLYHADHLSRAMYQRIADIEDLPQQFTLNRPLLSGISNAEARQPGKAPNFSVNWAVGDQSLEVINATTGKDDMGRPSRLCKHALYSRWVRLHSKLSPTLRIKVSKPSSYHEAKQAAVEYHAAKQTLIKAFQKAGLGAWVKKPIEQDQFSLNS; the protein is encoded by the exons gcataGCTGGGATCCGGCAGGCTCGGGGGCAGCAGAAGCTCTTCACCATGGATGTGGATGAGGAGGAGAACATGA GTTCCTGCAGCACCGACGTCAAGGAAAACCGCAACCTGGACAACGTCTCCTCCAAGGAGGCGACAGGCATGCCCGAGCAGCTCCCTAATGGCGGTGGAGGAGGCGGGCGTAAGCGCCCCCTCGAGGAGGGCAATAATGGTCACGCGCACCCCAAATTCAGGCCCAAGAAGCGCAAGAAAACCCCAGGGCCTGTTCTGCCCAAGAACGCTCTGATGCAACTAAATGAGATCAAGCCGGGTCTGCAGTACAAGCTGCTGTCCCAGACCGGCCCGGTGCACGCCCCCGTCTTCGTCATGACTGTGGAGGTGAACGGGCAGCTCTTTGAGGGATCGGGCCCCACCAAGAAGAAAGCCAAACTAAACGCAGCTGAGAAGGCACTGCGCTCCTTTGTGCAGTTCCCCAACGCCTCCGAAGCGCATCTGGCCATGGGCCGCACGCTGACGGTCAACACGGACTTCACCTCGGACCAGGCCGACTTCCCCGACATGCTCTTCAATGGCTTCGAAACGCCCGCACCGCCCGAAGACCCCTTCTATCTGGGCTCTAATGGCAACGGCTCCTTAAACCCACTGGGAGAGTACCTGGTGCCCCCTGCCGCAGGCACCAACAGCCTGGCACAGGCTCCGCTGCCCCCTCCCTCTTCCTTCAGCTCGTCCTCCAGTGGCAAGAACCCAGTCATGATCCTCAACGAGCTGAGGCCGGGCCTCAAGTACGAGTTTGTGTCTGAGAGTGGTGAGAGCCACGCCAAGAACTTTGTCATGTCTGTGACTGTGGACTCGCAGACCTTCGAGGGTTCAGGCAGGAACAAGAAGCTGGCCAAAGCCCGAGCTGCACAGGCCGCCTTGTCCGCACTATTCAACATGCAGCTGGACCAGACGCCATCCCGCCAGCCCATCCCCAGAGAGGGTCTGCAGCTGCACCTGCCTCAG GTTCTAGCGGACGCTGTCTCCCGTCTCGTGGTGGACAAGTTCAGCGAGCTCACGGACAACTTCACATCCCCTCACGCGCGGCGGAAAGTGCTGGCTGGGGTTGTCATGACAACAG GCACTGATGTGAAGGAGGCCCAGGTCATCTGCGTCTCCACGGGAACCAAGTGCATAAACGGCGAGTACATGAGTGACCGTGGCCTGGCACTTAATGACTGCCATGCTGAGATCATCGCCCGCCGCTCACTCATTCGATACCTGTACATGCAGCTGGAGTTCTTCCTTAG TAACAACAAAGAGGAGCATCAGAACTCCATCTTCACGCGGTGTGAGAAACATGGCTACCGGCTGAAAGACAACGTTCAGTTTCACCTGTACATCAGCACGTCACCGTGTGGAGACGCTCGCATCTTCTCCCCTCATGAGGCAGGCGTTGAGG ACCAGGGAGACAGACACCCAAACAGAAAAGCCCGGGGTCAGCTGAGGACTAAGATCGAGTCTGGGGAGGGAACCATCCCAGTGCGCTCCAGCAACACCATTCAGACGTGGGATGGCGTTCTGCAGGGAGAGAGACTCCTCACCATGTCCTGCAGCGACAAGATCGCCAG GTGGAATGTAGTGGGGATCCAGGGCTCACTGATGAGTTACTTTACTGAGCCCATCTACTTCTCCAGCATCATTTTGGGAAGCTTGTACCATGCTGACCATCTCTCTCGGGCCATGTACCAGCGCATCGCAGACATCGAGGACCTGCCCCAGCAGTTCACCCTCAATCGGCCTCTCCTAAGCG GAATCAGCAATGCAGAGGCGCGGCAACCAGGGAAGGCTCCTAACTTCAGTGTGAACTGGGCCGTGGGAGACCAGAGTCTGGAGGTCATTAATGCCACCACAGGCAAAGACGACATGGGCCGGCCTTCACGTCTCTGCAAGCATGCGCTCTACAGCCGCTGGGTTCGACTGCACTCTAAG CTCTCGCCAACCTTGCGGATCAAAGTGTCCAAACCCAGCTCGTACCATGAAGCCAAACAGGCGGCGGTGGAGTACCACGCTGCCAAGCAGACGCTCATCAAGGCCTTCCAGAAAGCAGGCTTGGGTGCCTGGGTGAAAAAGCCTATAGAACAGGACCAGTTCTCTCTCAACTCCTGA